The DNA segment GGTCGACGTGTCGAACGAGCCGTGGATCCTGAGCATACCGGACATGAAGGGACGCTATTTCCTGTTCCCACTGCTCGATGGCTGGACCAACGTCTTCGAGGTCCCGGGCAAGCGCACCACGGGCACCAAGGCGCAGAAGTACGCGATCACGGGTCCCGGCTGGTCGGGAACGCTTCCGGCAGGGGTGACCGAGTACAAGTCCCCGACCGCCATGGTCTGGGTTCTGGGCCGCATCTACTGCACCGGCACGCCGGAAGACTACAAGGCGGTGCACGCGCTGCAGGACCAGGTGTCGGTGGTGCCGCTGTCGTCCTACGGCAAGCAGTACAAGCCTGAGCCCGGTACCGTCGACCCTGCCATCGACATGAAGACCGCGGTGCGCGAGCAGGTCAACGCCATGGACGGTGCCGCCTACTTCAAGCTGTTCGCCGAACTGCTGAAGTCGAATCCGGCGGCGGTGGCCGACGCGCCGATGGTGGAGAAGCTCGCCAAGATCGGTATCGTGCCCGGACAGGACTTCGACGCCGCCAAGCTCGACCCCGCGGTCGCCAAGGGGATTGCCGGCGCGCCCAAGCCGGCGCAGGACCTCATCATGGGCTGGCTCAAGGCAGGCATCGCCGCTGGCGACTTCAAGCTGGAGAACGGCTGGGCCTTTTCCACCAAGGTCGGTGTGTACGGCACACACTACCTGCAGCGCGCGCTGGTCACCGCGA comes from the Betaproteobacteria bacterium genome and includes:
- a CDS encoding DUF1254 domain-containing protein, whose amino-acid sequence is VDVSNEPWILSIPDMKGRYFLFPLLDGWTNVFEVPGKRTTGTKAQKYAITGPGWSGTLPAGVTEYKSPTAMVWVLGRIYCTGTPEDYKAVHALQDQVSVVPLSSYGKQYKPEPGTVDPAIDMKTAVREQVNAMDGAAYFKLFAELLKSNPAAVADAPMVEKLAKIGIVPGQDFDAAKLDPAVAKGIAGAPKPAQDLIMGWLKAGIAAGDFKLENGWAFSTKVGVYGTHYLQRALVTAIGLGANRPQDAVYPTSTGPDLVQKYDGSKKYVMRFGKGQLPPVNGFWSLTMYDKDYFFVDNPLNRYTLSQRNKLKVNKDGSVDLYIQHESPGKDRESNWLPAPADAFVLMMRLYWPKETPPSIIDGSWKIPEVREAS